Proteins encoded by one window of Thermodesulfobacteriota bacterium:
- a CDS encoding uracil-DNA glycosylase: protein MSSNNDIKSIAKDLKNYLEFRAQMGLEGLPKTKSETQRPTVKEVRKKEQSQEQMEKKQMPVGEDIITIEEPAGLFDSEVMSLEEIREEIGDCTRCQLHEGRTNLVFGDGNPKAKLMFVGEGPGRDEDMQGKPFVGRSGKLLTKIIEAMGLKREDVYIGNVVKCRPPNNRTPEASEMDTCELFLFKQIRYIQPEVIVCLGATAAKSILKTKASLGSLRGKFHNYGGSKLMVTYHPAALLRNPHFKKPTWEDMQVVMKELGLKLPRTQN, encoded by the coding sequence ATGAGTAGTAATAATGACATAAAATCCATAGCTAAGGACCTTAAGAATTATCTGGAATTCCGTGCGCAAATGGGCCTAGAAGGATTGCCCAAAACTAAATCTGAAACTCAGCGCCCAACTGTTAAAGAAGTTCGTAAAAAAGAGCAGTCTCAAGAACAAATGGAGAAAAAGCAAATGCCAGTAGGTGAAGACATAATCACTATTGAAGAACCAGCAGGTCTTTTTGATTCTGAAGTTATGTCGCTTGAAGAGATTAGAGAAGAGATTGGCGATTGCACCCGGTGTCAGCTTCATGAAGGCAGAACAAATCTGGTATTTGGTGATGGCAACCCTAAAGCTAAGCTCATGTTTGTAGGTGAAGGCCCAGGGCGCGATGAGGATATGCAGGGTAAGCCGTTTGTAGGAAGATCCGGTAAACTCCTAACTAAAATAATTGAAGCTATGGGACTAAAAAGAGAAGATGTCTATATCGGCAACGTTGTAAAATGCCGCCCACCGAACAACAGAACACCTGAGGCATCAGAGATGGATACATGCGAGCTGTTCCTATTTAAGCAGATCAGATACATACAGCCCGAAGTTATAGTGTGTCTCGGAGCGACCGCTGCTAAATCAATTCTTAAGACTAAAGCCAGCCTGGGCAGTTTGAGAGGAAAGTTTCATAACTACGGCGGATCAAAACTCATGGTCACATATCACCCCGCGGCACTACTTAGAAATCCCCATTTCAAAAAACCAACTTGGGAAGATATGCAGGTTGTGATGAAAGAGCTGGGACTAAAACTACCTCGGACACAAAACTAA
- a CDS encoding beta-propeller fold lactonase family protein produces MLNITALLLSSFGFVLIYASSVFAEPLIYVTNSDTDDVTVIDTETNLSVGDSIPVERAPQGIAISPDGTTAYVANTNDDSVSVIDITTNMAVTDPIAVGSAPQGIAITPDGATVYVANFGSNDVSIIDTATNMVVGDRIPVGTTPQDIAISPDGNTAYVTNSDSDNVSVLDISTDIIVVNVPIEVGGEPVAIAITPDGTKAYVANFGSGTVSVIDTSSNTVDTTITIPDIDRETPSPVSIGITPDGSLAYVGNVTTNSISVIETDTNTIFARLTNRIDLILGPSDVAITPDGERAYISDGNSEILVYNIATNVLIDKIALGSGPVALAIAPTSLSSPPGVAPAEGNNGGGNSCSLAAAGSSGKSNILYLIIPALLLFRRIRKKYKMEGYQNEH; encoded by the coding sequence ATGCTCAATATTACAGCATTACTATTATCCAGCTTTGGTTTTGTTTTAATATATGCAAGCTCAGTTTTTGCCGAACCGTTGATTTATGTAACTAATTCCGACACTGATGATGTTACGGTCATAGATACTGAGACTAACTTGTCAGTCGGTGATTCAATTCCTGTTGAAAGGGCTCCACAAGGTATTGCCATATCCCCGGATGGGACAACCGCTTATGTAGCTAATACCAACGACGATAGCGTCTCTGTGATAGATATTACAACCAATATGGCGGTTACTGACCCAATTGCAGTAGGAAGTGCCCCGCAAGGTATTGCCATAACACCGGACGGTGCAACGGTCTATGTAGCTAATTTTGGATCCAATGATGTTTCAATTATTGATACTGCTACAAATATGGTTGTAGGTGACCGAATTCCTGTGGGTACTACTCCACAGGATATTGCTATATCACCTGACGGTAATACTGCTTATGTGACTAATTCAGATAGCGATAATGTTTCTGTGTTAGACATTTCAACTGATATTATAGTTGTAAATGTACCAATTGAAGTGGGTGGTGAGCCCGTAGCTATTGCAATAACCCCGGATGGTACAAAAGCTTATGTGGCTAATTTTGGCAGCGGTACTGTTTCTGTGATTGATACCTCTAGTAATACTGTAGATACAACCATTACAATACCGGATATTGATCGGGAGACTCCTAGTCCTGTAAGTATTGGCATAACACCCGATGGCAGTTTGGCATATGTTGGTAACGTCACTACTAATAGTATTTCAGTAATAGAGACTGATACAAATACTATATTTGCCAGACTTACCAATCGTATAGATTTAATCCTAGGCCCATCAGATGTTGCTATAACTCCAGACGGAGAAAGGGCATATATATCTGATGGTAACTCAGAGATATTAGTATATAACATTGCCACAAATGTATTAATCGATAAAATAGCCCTTGGTAGTGGCCCGGTTGCTTTGGCTATAGCACCTACTTCTCTATCCTCACCGCCTGGAGTTGCCCCTGCAGAGGGTAATAACGGAGGCGGCAACTCATGCTCACTTGCAGCAGCTGGTTCATCAGGAAAATCTAATATTCTTTATCTGATTATTCCCGCACTGTTACTATTTAGAAGAATAAGGAAAAAATATAAAATGGAGGGATACCAAAATGAACATTAA